From the genome of Colias croceus chromosome 12, ilColCroc2.1:
CTCTTGGCTGTGAATACATATAGCATCTACAGACGCTCCGATTTGGTTGGTGCCAACCATATTGGAACCGACATGGCAACCATTCCGACATTGCTACAGATTGTCCGACGGTTGGCCTTCCAGCTGTCAGTTGACCATagagttaatataatatatgcagTTGACTTTGTTATGAAGTAGTGAACGGACGTCTTGCCTCATGCCACCGGTATTATCGAAAAATGCTAAAATAGCGTTGGTTGCAGCAACCATTGTTGCTACAGCACCGCTGCAAAAGGAACAAAGGAAAAAACGAAGAGAATGGGCTAAATTCTACTATAGAAATAGAGAAAATTACAGTCATATGCGGCTCCTTAAGGAATTGGATGATGAAGATTTCCGAACATATCTTCGAATGACTCCAGAATCATTcgatgaaatattaaatcttttgaAAAGATATATAGCGAAAACCGATACAGTTATGAGGCAAGCTGTAACTGCCGAAGAAAGATTAGTGGcaactttaaaatatctcgCGTCAGGAAGAGAATATAATGATCTTAAATTAAGCACATGTATATCACCACAACTACTGTCTGAGATAATACCAGAGACCTGCGAAGCTATCATTAGAGTACTCAAAGATTACCTAAAGGTAtgtattcaataaaacaactttaatatataaaaaatagtttatttatttttctaaagtaatagtatacatagtataaaacaaagtgtctttctctgtccctatgtccctttgtatgcttatatatttaaaactacgcaacggattttgacgtggttttttttcaaactcaaattcttcttcttcttcttctcttaaATAATGGCTcctaaaactcaaactcaaacatttatttattcaattagacttcttcgagaagcacttttgaaacgtcatatttttaacatttactaccgattcggaaagcagcatctatggagaagaaccggcaagaaactccatagttgctctttttatagatagagcgattcaggggaaggttttagtacataatttattaggttttagacaaaggcgggcggaaagctagtaaaaattaaaatggaaaaGTACGAATATCactgaaaaattactttttaaaaatcaaatatttttttaactcctTCCCCTTTCCTCTGACTACCTGTTGTTGATTGCTgcttatgtaattaattaatgaattggAATCTAATTGTTGCTGGTATGATGATGGTGGAAGCTGAGGTAATGTTGATGACGTTGATGGCTGACTGAGTTGAAGTGATTGTGATGTATGTGAGTACTTATGTGATGGTGATGGCTGACGATGCTGTGGGGATGGTGATGGTGATGGTGCAAATGGTGACGGCTGGTGATGCTGAGGTGATGGTGATGGTGATGGTGCAAATGGTGACGGCTGGTGATGCTGAGGTGATGGTGATGGTGATGGTGCATATGGTGACGGCTGGTGATGCTGTGGTGATGGTGTTGGTGATGGTGCAAATGGTGACGGCTGGTGATGCTGTGGTGATGGTGTTGGTGATGGTGCAAATGGTGTCGGTTGGTGATGCTGTGGTGATGGTGATGGTGATGGTGCATATGGTGACGGCTGGTGATGCTGAGGTGATGGTGTTGGTGATGGTGCATATGTTTGTGGCACCTGCTGCTGGTACGCGTACCCCTGACCTAAATATTGTACTGatcttcttttaatatttattgaggTTTCAAAAGTAAGCACTCCTAGTTTTGCATAGAACAATGTTTCTCCTATTAATTTTTCGGCGAGGCATCTTTGTACTTTTGGGAGCTCCTTGAGCTGAGAACTCACGGAGTTCCCGAAAGCATCAGCTGATGTGCCGTCAccagatattaatattttagcaGACTCTAGTAATTCCGACTGTTTCTTTAAAATGTCATTTTGCTTTCTTCTCGTAACGCGTTCTCTTTTTGTTGCAGGTTCCTGAAACAGAAAATGACTGGTTACAAATAGCTAAAgactttgaaataaaatggcAATTTAATCATTGCTTGGGTGCTATTGACGGCAAACATGTTATTATCGAGAAGCCGCCAAAATCGGGTACACTGTACTATAATTATAAGGGAACTTTTAGCATAGTCCTGCTTGGTATTGTGAATGCAAATTACgagtttatttatgtaaatataggtTCTAATGGCAGTATTTCTGATGGTGGAGTATTCAAACATACAacttttcatgaaaaaatgAAATCGAACCAACTAAATTTACCATCACCTTCTATTTTACCGCAATCAAATGTTATCGCCCCATATTGTTTTGTGGCAGATAATGCATTTGCCAttaatgaaaatcttttaaaaccATATCCAAGAAGAAATTTGACACATGATCAaagaattttcaattatagacTCTCCAGAGCAAGAAGAATTGTAGAAAATGCATTTGGTATTTTAGCTGAACGTTTTAGAGTATTAAAAAGaccaattcaaattaatgttcatAATGTACCCAAAGTTGTAATGGCTTCATGCACACTGcacaattatttaagaaaaaagtcATCAAACTATATAACAAGAAATTGTGTTGATACCGAGGATACTGAAACATGTACTTTTCGGCCAGGAGACTGGAGATTAAATGACAACTTAGTAGGCCTTAACAGAACGGAAAGGCAACGTACTGCAGATGGTAATTCTGTTAGACAAATATTCactgaatattttaacaatcaGGGCCGGGTACATTTTCAAGAAAGAATGATTAAtactatgaatatttaaagctTACCTCATCATTATGTGACTGGGAAGAATCCGTCTCCATATTATCAATAACCTCTGTCGTCGGCGTGATTTTTTCATCCAAGAATAAGAGGTGTTCATAGTACCATAGTGATGGCGTATGCACCTCATCGTTTCCAGCGCCACTAGTCTTGCTAGCTTCcacctaaaatatgtaaaatatccaaatttattgtttactgAAACCcatagttgttttatttcttcaataaagtacttagaatatattataatgatttttttacttGTTAAGTATTGTCAAAACATGTTTTGATTTACCACTATGTATACTTGCTAGTCTTGCTACATCAAGACATGTTTTGATATTGCGCAGCCGTATATCACTTCATATTTCTCTTGTTATTTAGACTGTAGAAGCCAGTCTAGGGAATGGGCGAAATCCTTTAGCAATCAtgtcatccatactaatattataaatgctaaagtaactctgtctgtctgcctattactcaatcacgcctaaactactgaaccaattttcatgaaatttggtatggagatattttgatacccgagaaaggacataggctactttttaccccgggaaataggatagattttatcccggaaatcccacgggaacgggaactatgcgggtttttctttgactgaaGAGTTCTTtcttgaagagtttgtttgtttgtttgtttgaacgcgctaatctcgggaactactggtccgatttgaaaaattctttcggtgttagaaagttcatttatcgaggaaggctataggctatatatcatcacgctaagaccaacaggagctgagccacgcgggtgaaaccgcggggctcagctagttcataataaaacgcaataaaaataactacgttaaaaacaaccgacttgaAAAACGgagaagtaaaaaataaaaaagatttgatattattaattacctactacatattatttagatgtgctatttattaaataggtttgatatttattaaatactttttagtgaatcaaagtttctacatttcatttatatgtcatcgagatcagacaaaaatgctcataaattaaaaacatataaaacacattatttatttatatacataacaGGATATTTGACTTGAATTTGCTTACCTTTTTTCGCTCCCTCCTATAGGATGTACGCATATTAtctaacttattttttaatgtttttaatgtagCCCCactgtcaattttttttaatagttctaacataataatatatgcttGATTTCGGGCATCTCTGTTTGCGTAATCTTTATTAGTTAAATCCCATAAACAGGGAAAGTCTTTATATACTtccagtaattttattataatatcacgtTCGGTGACTGTAACTCCCTCGGCGTTCATGTTGACACACCGGCGGCGTTGCGAATGCGAATGAGtcaattacctatattactcTATGGAATGAGCCGATTTGGTCGGAACAAAGCTTACAAACGTTCCAATTTGGTTGGGTCGGATAGGAAGTTGGTTTGGTTGGTATCGCTGGCGCATCCGACCACGTCAaaccaatattaataataattatgtcggACCGACCGCTCTCTACACTTTCCGATTTGGTCGTGGTCGGATGGTTGGCACCAACCAAATCGGAGCGTCTGTAGATGCTAATAGCCTTAAATTTGGCCTTCCTTCATAAGTCCCACCAGTCACAATAAGTCCAGTCAAAAATAGGACATAACACGTTACAGTGGCATTTTACGTGACACAGTCACAACATGTTCTCGTAACAAAAcatttcaatacaaaaatatttcagtatgTTTGctctgtttttataaatttctatGTGAAGGAGTTCACGATGATACATTCTTCTATAAACTATTTTAACTATCAAATTGTACAGGTGTGTAACGTAGAATATTTCCGTGGTTAGACgtgaatataattaaagttaaataaactaGTAGGCCAACAATAACTACATTAATCTGAAACCcagttttttattacaaaacttTCGTCAATATGATAAGTATATTATTCTACACAAAACGAGTGACAAATAAGACGTAAAACAGTGTGTAAATTACTTGTAACAACTTATAAAGTTAAGTTAcgttactttttataaattaaaactattgcAGAGAATAGAACGAGAAAAATAACAGGAAGATAAGCAATAGACCATACCagactaaaataatgaaagttaAAGTATTATTTGCGAGTTACAGTTACTAGACTGGGCGCGATGCGGGGAGAGCTTTTTCTCAATAATACCGACGGTGCTGTGGGCAGCTGGGTCCGCTGCGTTTGCGCACCGCATCATAACGTCACTGTTCAAACGATTTATGTTCCGGAGGGTACCACTATGGGAAATTATTCTACAGGTGTGATAGTTTAAAGACGTTGAACACAATAAAACAAGTCCTACTCAATACTGAAAATTATTACCTAAATGTAAAAGATCGCTTGACGAATACAATTCGATAAAAAGAGCTTTAGAGGTCACCATTCAGTAGCTTGGAGGAAAGTTAGCGttttaattaggtacaaaATCTAGTGATATCAGAATTTTAAACAGCTCTCTTTTTCAGCATCTGATATTCATTTGGATGGTCATATATAGTTTACATTTCTGGGGACTACTCGTAAGGATTGTGAAAATGATTGTCGAATATTGTTACCACAACGTGAGTTATTATTTCAAACCGACATTCTAATAAGCATGTTAAAAAGGTATCAAATCGGATGTAGAATTAATTAAGACTATTAAGGACAAAAGTTATCATTAATAGACTACGAATACAAGGAAATTAACTCAATTCTCTATGCACTGTTGGCAAATTACCTACAAAATATTGTGAATTCGAAGCTAAAGAAAATTGAATACGCAAATAAGATTGAAACAAGGTAGCATATATAGTCAACAACAGCTGAATAACATTGCAGGACCACAACACAGAAGTATCACACGAAGAGCTAGCAGGTCGCAGGATAATGCAGCAGTGGCTTCTCTGGGTGTGCGGCGCGTGCCCGCTCGCGGCGTACCTGCACACGCGCCCGCGCCCCGCACACCCGCCCCTCATGATATGGTTAACTATTGTGCCCATAGTAATTACACCTAGTAACTTGATACTACACTATTCACACGGGAGGCAGCGGATCGCAAGATTGGGCAGAGGAAACTCATCTATGATATGGTTATTCCAATATAACACACAAATTTACCAGCTCTGGTCAATTGAGAGATTGTAAATATGCCTGCTTTAGATTACGCGAAAAGATAAGTGATTAACCATTTGTTAGGGTCGGAGGAGCAAAATCCTTGAATGTTAAGAACTAATCAAAACACGGAAtgcaaataaaactaaacatgCAACTCATAAAATACATTGATAGACTGATAGATAATTGGCAGAAAAATAGTCAATTAAGCCGTCCGCTAATTTATTATGCATAAAGAATCTACTGATCGAAATAATTGACAaagattaaaatgtattttatttatttgcaggATAACTACTAATCCCTGGCAGAGGCGGGAAATGGGTCCCTATGGGTACTATCTACATCGACCCCTAACTTCTTTGGAAGGTCAAAATTCATCATTGCAGCAAACGGCAGTTCTCCGAAAGGCTCACAGCGACTCCAGGACAATCATCAAAGAACCGCCCAGAAAGAGAAGAATTTCTAAATCAGTTTAAGAACTTCGTAATAAATCATGTCTTTTTCTTAAatcgtattttattttgaacctACAGAGAGAACGATAAGAATGCATacctatctatatattatgatcaagtaaaattaataaaatgtgtgAATTGACCAATTATAATGGATAATGCTTAGGGATAATGAATTTCTTCTTGAGCAAAGTATAGATAGTTAGTAGGTAGCTgttagtagttagtagtagACGCTACTTGTAAAAACTGACAATCCAATAATTGATTGAATATAGAAAATTGCAATTGCAATTTCTGTGAATACATAATCGAATAAAATACTGATTCATAGTTGAAAATTCGTCATCATTACGCACATAAGAAATTGCAAGacgattaataaaaaagacatATCCATACTTTTttcagattatttttttcgaattaatattcaattaatatcaCTGACATAATTGACATAATATCACTGACATAATTGAATCAACCTGTCGTCAATAGATGTCACTGATATACCTTTTGAATCGTGCTATCGAAATTTTTTTCGTATCTTATATAAGTGGCCGTCAGATAGTACGTGGCATACTAACCTTGCGCAGGGTGTACCGTGATCAGCAAGGCGGTTGCCCCGGGCCGGCGCCGGCCATGGCACTGCGGCCGGGGCTCGCCGGCCTGTGACTATCCCTCGTGGGGTACGTCATGCGTGTAATTTTTGGTAGTTGGGACTTGCGTGCTGCGCAGTCCCATTGTTaatttgtacatatttattataaatcaaaacCACGGCTCAATGGATGTCAACTGTATGTGTCTAATTCCTATAATCATTTACTGAGTTTACCACATTTTTGCGATttgtaaactttttaattattggaaACCTGTCTGCTCAAAAGTCAGcttattaattatagatattacctaggtactagctttccgtgCGCAGCTTCACCCGCTGTCTAAAAccgaataaattatactaaagCCTTCCTTAAGAactatatctatttaaaaaccgcatcaaaatccgttgcgtagttataaagatttaagcatacatggACAAACAGATATGTAGTGATATTCGAAACTTCGTTTCCATGGGATCTTCGGGATAAAAAcaatcctatgtgttaatccaagttaccctctgtGTGTGTggattaaaaaacaaacataaaaacttatttagcGTTTGAAGCGACACGATTGGTTCTTTACAAAAGCATACTTCGCTACGTATCCATGGAAAAGCACCCTAGAGCTAAATGAATGAGCAGtttcaaataaactttttaattttcctgTACACAGattatccaaaataataacttttatcatgaacatttttctttatttttatcaaattttccTTCATTTTTACGCATTGTAATGAGTTTCCAGAACTAAATCATATGAAAAGATTTGAGTTCATTTTTCACCTTTACATATACAGTCAAAATATCTATTGCCCGCCAAATAAGtcacacaaaacaaaaaaaaagatgcaGTTAATAAATAACGAATCAACCAAATACATGCAatcatgaaaattaaatttaaaaagctaTGAACTGAACCTCAAAATGGTCCCAAATGATaaagcattataaaaaaaaagaaaataccaaaataacaaaaaccaATATATTTGTCAGTATGTACTGCTACTAACCGAGAAGCGACGCGCCGCTCTGTACACTGTATGAagaaaaaaacacaaagtcagatatattttatttgtacacatagttttgtataaaaatacattttatatcaaaaacaattatacgCACGGCGTTTCTATAAACATTatcatttcaaatttaaagttCACGTAGctaaagatattataattaggaAATCTAACTGaagaaaaaaaactttaaattctTTCTCATTTCATGTTCACTTCGCTCATTGTTCATCTTATAGATGTGATTGTTAATGCTTGGGGGCCTGGTGACTCGTAACAcaagtattttatacttatcgCGGGCACCAGTCTCTCGCAAATGTTAGTGTTAATGTTACCAATTAATAATACATCATATTTAACACCTACATTGTgatgagaaaaataaatacacatactttaaattcaaaataacgcAGGTACTTGAAGTTTTTGTTggtaatgtgtatagaaacgTCGGTACAAAAGATATCGGTCACACGCAATACTAACACTACGAGTCGGCAGCAGGTTTTAAGTTCTTCAGTTCGAAACTTTGCAGCGGGTTGCTTTGCCGCGCctgtaacaataataaaataatttaattttccatgaaattaaaattctttttatttaaaaaaaaatatcaaacgtttctaatataatatacactaCATTAAAAAAGTAAGTAGAAAGtacacacaaatattttacatttaataaattcagtaaTCCATATGGATTCAATTGTTCGAAACAACTCTACATACCTGATACTTATGTCTCTTCGCACTGCCAAAGTTCCCCTGCTTCCTCTTCCTCGTAACTTGCGCGGGCGCAGGCGCATCCGCACTCGGCTCTAACTCAGTTTCCCGTAAAGCAGCCGGTAGTAAGTACTCCGGAACATGAGCTAGTTGTTCTTGAACTCGCACTGTGTGTAGTGCTTTATCTCGCTTGATTGCTTGCAGCTCCAGTGGGTTGTCTTCGAAGAAACCCTGCAAAGAATGTGGTATGTAGATTCTGGTGCATGTGGGTGGTAGGGGAGGGTAGGTGTGGGTAGTCAGGGAGAAGATTAGTCGTTCATCAAAGTGATATGTTCGGTTGGTTTCATCATGTGAAATGTATAttcattttgtaaaatgtttggTTTAATATAGCTATAACACTGCTGGTTGGCTGACCGGTTTATTAGCTTAAATTGTATGTTACGCATTTAACAGGTTCGTACCAAACATCCGTTACCtgcattttaaaatcaaaacaatttattgtcTCTAACCTGTAATTTAGAAACTCAACTAAATCCGTGTTATCTGCAGTTGAGCAGTTCCCGTTAATCATATTATACAACCTCAGCTTATAGTTCATCTTTCAATGCCAAATTGACCTATCAAATATCAGTAACTTACATTTAAGAAACTGCTGACTGTCAGTTACCTGCAGCTTGGAGCAGTTGAGCAGCTCCCGCTTGATCTCGTGCAGGCGCGCCTCGCGCACGGCGATGCGCGTCACGGCGCGCCACGCGTCGCGCGACCGGTACCGGAACCCCTCCACCTCCTCCAGAGCGAACGAGTACTTTCTGCGGGGAATAGGGAgtttcattacatttttattggaTCTGTGTTCATATTGTAACGTTCCAACAACACAAAAAGGTAGTTTTGgcttttgtttacatttatatttaaactggAACATCTCCACACTATGTCACGAGAAAATGATACAGAGCACCACTTTGCTCAATGAAACGAAAAGAATAAATTGCAATTCAGCTGGCATATTCCTCAGTATCTGACAAGATATTCACCTAAACAAAGCTCGAGGTTgatcaaaaaaaaatgtgttaaaaatcAACTATTGAAGACGGCAATAAGATCATAAGATTACATGCAGTTGAattacaatgttatttttaatttaaaataacgtaTAATGCATAGCAAcagttaatttgaataaaatatgagcATGAAAAAATTAGAACTACATCAATAAAATTCGAACATTATTTGCATTATGTGTAGCAGTTAGACGTAGACGCCACATTGCCTAAATGTGCTTGCACTTTATTATTAAGtgataaaatcaaaaaaattatgatattttaatgaatatagaTGTATAATTTGAACTTACTGCAATACTTTTTGTCCATTGAAACCTTTTGATAAATGTGCTTCAACTTCCTCTAACAATGGTTTCTCTCTGATTGATACAAACGACAATACAGATCCCTGTAacaagataattttatatagctgtacctattttttattaatgatagTTAAAAGTGAAAAATGTGTCTTTTATGCAATATACatttaagacattttttttttaaattactcggtgaaaaattaattgttcTTCTAAGATTATAATCTTTTTATCCATGGATAGATCATTAGCAATATAAAGATACTGCTAATGATCTATccatgaattattttttaattatacttataaaagataaatataaataaaaaataattcaacctGTATTATTACGAGTATTAGCaaaggataaaaaataatatacctgaTTATTCCCCCTGGCCGTCCTCCCCGCTCTGTGCACATAAGAGTTGACGTCAAGTGGGAAGTCAAAGTTGATCACATTGGACACGTGCTGGAAGTCGATGCCGCGCGACACACCGGATTCTTTGTCTTTCTTGCGTTTTGATTTTTGCTGCAATGAAGAAAAAACAGATATGACAAcaaatgtgaaaaatataaagctaagatacaatataaaaacaacacaATACAAGAAAAATTGTGCAAGTTACTACATACTCGTTTCTTCTTGCCAATCTCCTCTCCAGCGAGTAGACCACCATCAGGTTGCTCCAGCGCCTTCTCATCAGATGCCACAATGATCTGATAGCGGCCTCGGTTGAACTGGTCCACAGACAGACATCGGATTGCCGCAGG
Proteins encoded in this window:
- the LOC123696109 gene encoding DNA-directed RNA polymerase II subunit RPB1-like, which encodes MNAEGVTVTERDIIIKLLEVYKDFPCLWDLTNKDYANRDARNQAYIIMLELLKKIDSGATLKTLKNKLDNMRTSYRRERKKVEASKTSGAGNDEVHTPSLWYYEHLLFLDEKITPTTEVIDNMETDSSQSHNDEEPATKRERVTRRKQNDILKKQSELLESAKILISGDGTSADAFGNSVSSQLKELPKVQRCLAEKLIGETLFYAKLGVLTFETSINIKRRSVQYLGQGYAYQQQVPQTYAPSPTPSPQHHQPSPYAPSPSPSPQHHQPTPFAPSPTPSPQHHQPSPFAPSPTPSPQHHQPSPYAPSPSPSPQHHQPSPFAPSPSPSPQHHQPSPFAPSPSPSPQHRQPSPSHKYSHTSQSLQLSQPSTSSTLPQLPPSSYQQQLDSNSLINYISSNQQQVVRGKGKELKKYLIFKK
- the LOC123696111 gene encoding uncharacterized protein LOC123696111 — encoded protein: MIHSSINYFNYQIVQLLDWARCGESFFSIIPTVLWAAGSAAFAHRIITSLFKRFMFRRVPLWEIILQHLIFIWMVIYSLHFWGLLVRIVKMIVEYCYHNDHNTEVSHEELAGRRIMQQWLLWVCGACPLAAYLHTRPRPAHPPLMIWITTNPWQRREMGPYGYYLHRPLTSLEGQNSSLQQTAVLRKAHSDSRTIIKEPPRKRRISKSV